The Aureispira anguillae genome contains a region encoding:
- a CDS encoding beta-ketoacyl-ACP synthase III, translating into MKEVYINRAAAFLPNKVVENNEMEDFLGFVNGKPSRSRAIVLRKNGIKKRYYALSKGGESTHSNAEMTALAARNLFKDNIDGLKRVDLLCCGTSTPDQIIPSHAVMVHGHLPETNNIEVVSPSGACCSGMHAFKYAYMSVKIGEKQKAIATGSERAASMMTRNKFDEEVSVAEKIEENPYLAFEKDFLRWMLSDGAGAFLVESKKNTEGISLRIDWVEACSYANEVETCMYSAANKLPSGELQSYKDYNTQDLASQSIMSMKQDVKLLSKNIIRLGFDHLKKILEKREKSVDELTYFLPHLSSFFFEKPIAEILEENQMAIPKEKWFTNLATKGNVGSGSIYLMVEELMNSDKLKKGDQILLAVPESARFSYVFTWLTVC; encoded by the coding sequence ATGAAAGAAGTATATATTAATAGAGCAGCAGCTTTTTTGCCCAATAAAGTGGTAGAAAATAATGAAATGGAAGATTTTTTAGGTTTCGTAAATGGTAAGCCTTCTAGATCAAGAGCTATTGTATTAAGAAAAAATGGTATCAAAAAACGTTATTATGCTTTGTCTAAAGGAGGAGAAAGCACACATAGTAATGCTGAAATGACCGCTTTAGCGGCTAGAAACCTTTTTAAAGATAATATTGATGGGCTAAAAAGAGTAGATTTGTTGTGTTGCGGAACTTCTACGCCTGACCAGATAATTCCTTCTCATGCTGTTATGGTACATGGTCATTTGCCAGAAACGAACAATATTGAAGTTGTTTCTCCTTCAGGAGCATGTTGTTCGGGAATGCATGCTTTTAAGTATGCTTATATGTCTGTTAAAATCGGCGAGAAACAAAAGGCAATTGCTACAGGATCGGAACGTGCAGCATCTATGATGACACGCAACAAGTTTGATGAAGAGGTTTCTGTGGCAGAAAAAATTGAAGAAAACCCCTATTTAGCATTTGAAAAGGATTTTTTACGTTGGATGTTATCCGATGGAGCTGGGGCATTTTTGGTAGAATCCAAAAAGAACACAGAGGGAATTTCTTTAAGAATTGATTGGGTAGAAGCTTGTTCTTATGCCAATGAAGTAGAAACGTGTATGTATTCGGCTGCTAATAAGTTGCCATCAGGTGAGTTACAAAGTTATAAAGATTACAATACACAAGACTTAGCCTCGCAGTCGATCATGAGCATGAAACAAGATGTAAAGCTCTTGAGTAAAAATATCATTCGTTTAGGGTTTGATCATCTCAAAAAAATTCTTGAAAAAAGAGAAAAAAGCGTGGATGAACTGACCTATTTTTTGCCCCATTTGTCTAGCTTCTTTTTTGAAAAACCAATCGCTGAAATCTTAGAAGAAAACCAAATGGCTATTCCTAAAGAAAAATGGTTTACTAATTTAGCAACCAAAGGAAATGTAGGGTCTGGCTCTATTTACTTAATGGTTGAAGAATTGATGAACAGCGATAAACTCAAGAAAGGAGACCAAATTCTATTAGCTGTACCTGAAAGCGCTCGCTTTTCTTATGTATTTACTTGGTTGACGGTTTGTTAA
- a CDS encoding ABC transporter permease, whose amino-acid sequence MFKLWVAIKKEFQILMYDKAGLAVMFGMPLLLVYIITIVQDSAFKIVNENKISILVVNKDKGKEGQKLVNLMKESGLFNLSQTDTILDIKTTLREEDYLTGLVIAPNFTEKITEKATLVSATMMSELGLGEPTDLTKKLKLPALEFYHDPVLQENYCFSIMNMVDAFLKSIEGELFINQMCEQLDLKESPKQLKSAMIDNRVPIKRIAATASESDKIPNSTQHNVPAWTIFAMFFMVVSLGNNIVKERLNGSFIRLKTMPTSFALVLGAKMLLYLAAAVAQVTLIFSLAKITFPTLGLPELTLPSNTIGFVIMVLWSGMAAVSYALLVGAMVRTQEQSHGFGAMSIVILAAIGGIWVPSFVMPEYMQTISLISPLNWCLKGFYILFLKGGLWSELQFVIGGLSLFIVSCLGLAYLKLKKDKIV is encoded by the coding sequence ATGTTCAAGCTTTGGGTCGCCATAAAAAAAGAATTCCAAATCCTTATGTATGATAAGGCTGGCTTGGCTGTGATGTTTGGTATGCCTTTGTTGTTGGTTTATATCATTACAATTGTCCAAGATTCTGCCTTTAAAATTGTTAATGAGAATAAGATTTCTATTCTTGTGGTCAATAAGGACAAAGGAAAAGAAGGGCAAAAACTAGTAAACTTGATGAAGGAGTCGGGGTTGTTTAATTTATCTCAAACCGATACGATTCTAGATATAAAAACAACCTTGCGAGAGGAAGATTATCTAACAGGTTTAGTTATTGCGCCTAATTTTACAGAAAAAATTACCGAAAAGGCCACGCTAGTGAGTGCTACAATGATGAGTGAATTGGGCTTGGGAGAGCCAACCGATTTAACTAAAAAGCTTAAGTTGCCAGCATTAGAGTTTTATCATGATCCTGTTTTGCAAGAAAACTATTGTTTTTCGATTATGAATATGGTAGATGCTTTTTTGAAGAGCATAGAAGGAGAATTGTTTATCAATCAAATGTGTGAACAATTGGACTTAAAGGAGTCTCCCAAGCAGCTAAAGTCAGCGATGATTGACAATCGAGTGCCCATTAAAAGAATTGCGGCTACTGCTTCAGAAAGCGACAAAATCCCTAATTCTACACAACATAATGTACCTGCATGGACAATTTTTGCCATGTTTTTTATGGTAGTTTCATTGGGAAATAACATTGTTAAAGAGCGATTGAATGGTAGTTTTATTCGATTAAAAACAATGCCAACTAGTTTTGCTTTGGTTTTGGGAGCCAAAATGTTGCTTTATTTGGCAGCGGCGGTAGCGCAAGTGACCTTGATTTTTTCATTGGCAAAAATAACGTTTCCTACTTTGGGGTTGCCCGAATTGACGTTACCTTCTAATACCATTGGGTTTGTTATTATGGTACTGTGGAGTGGAATGGCGGCCGTGAGCTATGCTTTGTTGGTTGGTGCAATGGTACGAACACAGGAACAGTCACACGGTTTTGGGGCGATGTCTATTGTTATTTTGGCAGCAATAGGAGGGATTTGGGTACCTAGTTTTGTTATGCCAGAATACATGCAGACGATTAGCCTTATTTCACCATTAAATTGGTGCTTAAAAGGTTTCTATATTTTGTTTTTAAAAGGAGGCTTATGGTCAGAATTGCAATTCGTAATTGGAGGTCTAAGCCTATTTATTGTAAGCTGTTTAGGGCTTGCTTATTTAAAATTGAAGAAAGATAAAATTGTATAA
- a CDS encoding NAD(P)/FAD-dependent oxidoreductase, producing the protein MKKQYDVVILGGGLAGLTLALQLKQNEPNIHIAILEMRKNLAPESAHKVGESTVELGTYYLREVLGLGDYLDAYQLPKMGLRFYFSPQVKEEITQRVELGVKGALPVPSHQIDRGIFENELTKRLLDMGVEVILGARIKEVNLDSNGHRVSFLKEGTVQALDAKWVTDATGRAGFLKRKMGFGKPLEHDINAVWFRVKGEIDVDDWSDNKAWKDKVSPGLRRLGTIHFMGQGYWVWLIPLVSGNTSIGIVADPKFHDFTALNKLDKAMDWLASHEPLCAEMFKPYLDDVIDFRVLKHYSHHSERFYTTEKWGVVGEAGAFLDPFYSPGTDFIAIGNTWMADLILRDYNGEDIASRSIIYERVHTAFFNSWIPIYHNQYHLFGHTQVIMVKILWDWGLYWAIPTLLFTNKGYINLAVLRNLFTTPNCLGMRLGKLNTQVQHFFKEWGEYDKGTYSNAYIDFFDIPFLKKLHSELESQHSTEDLIAQCETNLSVLEQIAAEIFRKMSALYKGTPNDMKVNPYKMSMSLSKEELLKQATQKGAIDTDQSIIDDLELMWLKRDLFINT; encoded by the coding sequence ATGAAAAAACAGTATGATGTTGTCATTTTAGGAGGAGGGTTAGCTGGTTTAACGCTTGCTTTGCAGCTCAAACAAAATGAGCCTAATATTCATATTGCTATACTGGAAATGCGCAAAAATCTTGCCCCTGAATCTGCTCATAAAGTTGGTGAATCAACAGTAGAATTAGGAACCTATTATTTAAGAGAAGTTTTGGGCTTGGGGGATTATCTAGATGCCTATCAATTGCCTAAAATGGGCTTGAGGTTTTATTTTTCTCCTCAGGTAAAAGAAGAAATAACTCAGCGTGTGGAATTGGGGGTAAAGGGAGCTTTGCCTGTACCTAGCCATCAAATTGATAGAGGAATCTTTGAAAATGAATTAACAAAACGCCTGTTAGATATGGGGGTAGAGGTTATTTTGGGCGCAAGAATTAAGGAGGTAAACCTCGATAGCAATGGGCACCGTGTTTCTTTTTTGAAAGAAGGGACAGTACAGGCTTTGGACGCTAAATGGGTGACCGATGCTACTGGTCGAGCTGGTTTTTTGAAACGAAAAATGGGATTTGGAAAGCCATTAGAGCACGATATTAATGCAGTATGGTTTCGAGTCAAAGGAGAGATAGATGTTGATGATTGGTCGGATAATAAGGCATGGAAAGACAAAGTTAGCCCTGGATTGAGGCGTTTGGGAACGATTCATTTTATGGGGCAAGGATATTGGGTTTGGCTTATTCCTTTGGTTTCTGGAAATACAAGTATTGGAATTGTTGCAGATCCTAAGTTTCATGATTTTACTGCTTTGAATAAGTTAGATAAAGCAATGGATTGGTTGGCTAGCCATGAACCTTTGTGTGCAGAGATGTTTAAGCCCTATTTGGATGATGTAATTGATTTTAGGGTGTTAAAACATTATTCGCACCATTCAGAACGCTTTTATACAACCGAAAAATGGGGAGTTGTAGGAGAAGCAGGAGCGTTTTTAGATCCTTTTTATTCTCCAGGTACAGATTTTATTGCAATCGGAAATACATGGATGGCCGATTTGATTTTGAGGGATTATAACGGTGAAGATATTGCGTCAAGATCGATTATTTATGAGCGAGTACACACGGCGTTTTTTAATAGTTGGATACCTATCTATCACAATCAATATCATTTGTTTGGACATACCCAAGTTATTATGGTTAAGATTCTGTGGGATTGGGGGCTCTATTGGGCTATTCCTACTTTATTGTTTACCAATAAGGGGTATATTAACTTAGCGGTATTAAGAAATTTATTTACCACACCTAATTGTCTTGGGATGCGCTTAGGGAAATTAAATACGCAAGTTCAACATTTCTTTAAAGAGTGGGGCGAGTACGACAAGGGGACTTATTCTAATGCTTATATTGATTTCTTTGATATTCCATTTTTAAAAAAATTGCATTCAGAATTAGAATCGCAGCATTCAACAGAAGATTTAATTGCTCAGTGCGAAACCAATTTGAGTGTTTTGGAACAGATAGCGGCAGAAATTTTCCGAAAAATGAGTGCACTTTATAAGGGGACTCCAAATGATATGAAAGTTAATCCTTATAAAATGTCTATGAGTTTATCAAAGGAGGAATTGTTAAAGCAGGCTACTCAAAAAGGAGCAATTGATACCGATCAAAGTATTATAGATGATTTGGAGCTAATGTGGTTAAAGCGTGATCTATTTATAAATACTTAA
- a CDS encoding phosphopantetheine-binding protein, producing MESTALKEKLKQQIIDYLNLIDVEPEDLEDDSPLFGPDGDLGLDSIDSVELLVLLEREYELKITDPKEGRKVLVDVNSMAQYIIDEGKA from the coding sequence ATGGAAAGTACAGCATTAAAGGAGAAATTAAAACAACAAATCATTGATTATCTAAATTTAATTGATGTAGAACCAGAGGATTTAGAAGATGATTCTCCTTTGTTTGGACCAGATGGTGATTTGGGGTTGGATTCTATAGACTCGGTGGAGTTATTGGTTTTGTTGGAGCGAGAGTATGAACTTAAAATTACAGATCCAAAAGAAGGAAGAAAGGTCTTGGTTGATGTCAATAGCATGGCTCAATATATTATTGATGAGGGGAAAGCCTAA
- a CDS encoding beta-ketoacyl-[acyl-carrier-protein] synthase family protein — protein sequence MTRVLITGMGVISAIGNNVKESRESLQKGQTGIGKAQLITSRYVDVFPFGEIPHSTASLMERAGIAGEKGITRTDILATLALQEAFSTAKMTSNEIAAMDTAFISASTVGGMSMTDELYRDGNKIGEPSDYLSSYICAAHTLKLVDRYKLKGPTTTFNTACSSSTNSIMFGAKLIKSGRVKRAIVGGADGLAKFTINGFNALRILSPRPCMPFDRDRSGLTLGEGAAFLILEAEELVGNKKVYGEVTGYGNTNDAFHPSSISKDAIGIIGSITQALKVANLQPEQIDYINAHGTGTENNDISEIFGLDKVFGKIPPYQSTKSYTGHTLAAAGVIEAVFSLLAMQNNELYPSLNCINPIEGYNASPISAYQNNYAIEHILSNSFGFGGNCSSIILSKV from the coding sequence ATGACAAGAGTCTTAATAACTGGAATGGGGGTTATTTCTGCCATTGGCAACAATGTCAAGGAAAGCAGAGAAAGTCTTCAGAAAGGACAAACTGGAATCGGAAAAGCTCAATTAATAACTTCTCGTTATGTGGATGTTTTTCCGTTTGGTGAAATACCTCACAGCACAGCGTCTTTAATGGAAAGAGCTGGGATTGCTGGCGAAAAAGGAATTACTAGAACGGATATTTTGGCAACGCTCGCTTTGCAAGAGGCTTTTTCGACGGCTAAAATGACGAGCAATGAAATTGCTGCCATGGATACGGCCTTCATTTCTGCCAGTACGGTAGGAGGAATGTCAATGACCGATGAATTGTATCGAGATGGGAACAAAATAGGAGAACCATCTGATTATCTGTCTTCTTATATTTGTGCTGCTCATACCCTAAAACTAGTTGATCGTTATAAATTGAAGGGACCAACTACTACCTTTAATACAGCTTGCTCCTCTTCTACGAATTCTATTATGTTTGGGGCTAAATTAATTAAATCAGGTAGAGTCAAACGGGCAATAGTAGGAGGGGCAGATGGTTTGGCAAAATTTACCATAAATGGGTTTAATGCTTTGCGAATTTTATCGCCTCGCCCTTGTATGCCTTTTGACAGAGATCGTTCTGGGCTGACGTTAGGTGAAGGTGCTGCTTTTTTGATTTTAGAAGCGGAGGAATTAGTTGGCAATAAAAAGGTTTATGGCGAAGTAACAGGGTATGGAAATACCAACGATGCTTTTCACCCTTCTTCTATTTCTAAGGATGCTATTGGAATCATTGGGTCAATTACTCAGGCTTTGAAAGTAGCTAATCTTCAACCTGAACAAATTGATTATATCAATGCGCATGGAACAGGAACAGAGAACAATGATATTTCTGAAATATTTGGTCTGGACAAGGTGTTTGGAAAAATTCCTCCTTATCAATCTACCAAGTCTTATACTGGACACACCCTAGCTGCTGCTGGTGTGATTGAAGCCGTATTTAGCCTATTGGCGATGCAAAATAATGAGCTATATCCTAGTTTAAATTGTATTAATCCCATTGAAGGCTATAACGCAAGCCCAATTAGTGCTTATCAAAACAATTATGCCATTGAGCATATTTTATCCAATTCGTTTGGTTTTGGGGGCAACTGTTCTTCTATCATACTTTCAAAAGTTTAG
- a CDS encoding porin family protein, which produces MQKLSFSILLSILFFSFSKTQAQGYLRAGAGAGFNVGQDAFAIPSLERDSSNDIILQRTIFGSFGQGARFSIAGGYMITPYFGVELELYYFQGFKQAYGNSEGPVGDQYSRTGYSYQMRATPSLVVQAPVGKFQPYARFGVLLPFFGKTVLEESWSFANQSSRAKQTDIDGKLSVGFESSIGLEYRINDNLGIYAQATYTGLRIRSDKATVVKDERTEANGDVVNNLDAAKVITTQIEFQDVITKESNTHSALGSFVQDLPEDILIKINAKLDLDKPLNLPTQTSNFNALSFSVGIKYTFGKKD; this is translated from the coding sequence ATGCAAAAACTATCCTTTTCGATTTTATTATCAATACTATTTTTTTCTTTTTCTAAAACTCAAGCACAAGGGTACCTTCGAGCAGGAGCAGGGGCAGGTTTTAATGTAGGACAAGATGCATTTGCTATTCCCTCGCTAGAACGTGACTCTAGCAATGATATTATTCTGCAACGAACTATTTTTGGGTCTTTTGGGCAAGGAGCTAGGTTTTCTATTGCAGGAGGCTACATGATTACGCCTTATTTTGGCGTAGAATTGGAGTTGTATTATTTTCAGGGTTTTAAACAAGCCTATGGCAATTCGGAAGGACCTGTAGGCGATCAATATAGTCGAACAGGATATTCTTATCAAATGCGTGCAACGCCCTCTCTTGTTGTTCAAGCTCCTGTAGGAAAATTCCAACCTTATGCCCGTTTTGGTGTTCTGCTTCCTTTTTTTGGAAAAACAGTCTTGGAAGAATCATGGAGTTTTGCCAACCAAAGTTCAAGAGCCAAACAAACAGATATTGATGGTAAACTTTCTGTAGGATTTGAATCTAGCATAGGACTTGAATACAGAATCAATGATAATTTGGGGATTTATGCCCAAGCAACCTATACAGGGTTGAGAATTCGCTCCGATAAGGCTACCGTTGTAAAAGACGAAAGAACAGAAGCCAATGGAGATGTTGTTAATAATTTAGATGCTGCTAAAGTTATTACTACTCAAATTGAATTTCAAGATGTAATTACCAAAGAATCCAATACCCACTCTGCCCTCGGTAGCTTTGTACAAGATTTACCAGAAGATATATTAATCAAAATCAATGCAAAATTAGATCTTGATAAACCGCTTAACTTACCTACTCAAACTAGTAATTTTAATGCCCTCTCTTTCAGTGTTGGTATTAAATATACATTCGGTAAAAAAGATTAA
- a CDS encoding KpsF/GutQ family sugar-phosphate isomerase — translation MNKIRKMAERVFSIEAQAIKHLTSLLTPDFDTAINYLLNCKGRIVVCGIGKSGLVGKKIAATLASTGSPSFFLHPSEAIHGDLGVLMPQDCFISISNSGETDEILQLLPHIQQLKLPHITLVGNPKSTLAKKSDAILNIQVEEEASPISVVPMASTTTTMAMGDAIATVLITLRAFNENDFARFHPGGSLGRKLVTEVEAEMQRNNLPTARIDTAVKEVIVSMSQGIFGMVVILDEQQKIVGVITDGDLRRSLNKFPSHSFFELKAKDMMSTNPKMIQANCPLWEADQLMLEHKITALPVEENGYLIGIIAKHQIK, via the coding sequence ATGAATAAAATAAGAAAAATGGCTGAACGGGTGTTTTCTATAGAAGCCCAAGCAATTAAACATCTGACTAGTTTGTTGACACCAGACTTTGATACAGCAATAAACTATTTACTAAATTGTAAAGGTAGAATTGTTGTTTGTGGTATTGGAAAATCAGGGTTGGTAGGAAAAAAAATTGCAGCAACACTAGCCAGCACAGGATCACCTAGTTTTTTTTTACATCCTTCGGAGGCAATTCATGGGGACTTAGGAGTCTTGATGCCTCAAGATTGTTTTATTAGTATTTCTAACTCTGGCGAAACCGATGAAATTTTGCAGTTATTGCCTCATATTCAACAACTAAAGCTTCCTCATATTACCTTGGTTGGAAATCCAAAATCTACCCTAGCTAAAAAGTCAGATGCAATTCTTAATATTCAAGTAGAAGAAGAAGCTTCTCCTATCTCAGTGGTTCCAATGGCTTCTACAACGACTACGATGGCAATGGGGGATGCTATTGCTACGGTATTGATTACTTTGAGGGCATTTAATGAGAATGACTTTGCCCGATTTCATCCAGGCGGATCTTTAGGGCGTAAACTAGTCACTGAAGTGGAGGCAGAAATGCAACGTAATAACTTGCCTACCGCTAGAATTGATACAGCCGTTAAGGAGGTTATTGTTAGTATGTCACAGGGGATTTTTGGAATGGTGGTAATCTTGGATGAACAGCAAAAAATAGTTGGCGTAATTACAGATGGAGATTTGAGAAGAAGTTTAAATAAGTTTCCAAGTCATTCTTTCTTTGAGCTCAAAGCAAAAGATATGATGAGCACAAACCCTAAGATGATTCAAGCTAATTGCCCTTTATGGGAAGCGGATCAATTGATGTTAGAACATAAAATTACAGCCTTACCTGTTGAAGAAAATGGGTACTTAATTGGTATTATAGCCAAGCACCAAATCAAATAA
- a CDS encoding 30S ribosomal protein THX, translated as MGRGDKRSKKGKINRGSYGKTRLKAKAVSKAKKKTA; from the coding sequence ATGGGTAGAGGAGATAAAAGATCCAAAAAAGGAAAAATTAATCGTGGTTCTTACGGTAAAACTCGCTTAAAAGCTAAAGCTGTAAGTAAAGCCAAGAAAAAGACAGCTTAA
- a CDS encoding beta-ketoacyl synthase chain length factor → MYIIDMSCISSQDTYYSNTIFEEGIKIHTEHQYWAVEPKYKKMVPLNLLRRMSKSVRMGVGTGIPLMNKFQNTIDGIIIGSANGSIKKSISFLNQIVEYNEGTLTPTDFIQSTSNSIAGTLALMGKITGYNNTHVNNGIAFESAVLDALLLFEEKNAKRLLLGGVEEISQANYNIDGLRGMFKEEDLDATQLLNSGTPGTVFGEGAALFVVDAEPSEAAIAQIVDVDQICYPSKEEIVAKAKVFLERNQLKIEEIDALFLGFNGDNRTDYYYEYLQQELFPTQSVYVYKNLVADYYTVSSFAVWLVAQLFSGKKMPKETLLKATNRPINKVLIYNHYEGTQHGFILMARP, encoded by the coding sequence ATGTATATCATAGATATGTCTTGTATTTCTTCACAGGACACTTATTATAGCAATACCATTTTTGAGGAAGGCATAAAAATCCATACAGAGCACCAATATTGGGCAGTAGAACCTAAATACAAAAAGATGGTTCCGCTGAATTTATTACGCCGAATGAGTAAATCTGTGCGAATGGGTGTAGGAACAGGAATTCCCTTGATGAACAAATTTCAAAATACAATCGATGGAATTATTATAGGATCAGCCAATGGCTCTATAAAAAAATCAATTAGTTTCCTGAATCAGATTGTAGAGTACAACGAAGGGACATTAACACCTACTGATTTTATACAGTCTACCTCTAATTCAATAGCAGGAACATTGGCTTTGATGGGAAAAATTACGGGGTATAACAATACTCATGTCAATAATGGTATTGCCTTTGAAAGTGCAGTATTAGATGCCTTGTTGTTATTTGAAGAAAAAAATGCAAAGCGTTTGTTGCTGGGGGGCGTTGAAGAAATTTCTCAAGCAAATTATAACATAGATGGACTTAGAGGAATGTTTAAGGAGGAGGACTTAGACGCTACTCAACTCCTTAATTCGGGAACTCCTGGAACTGTTTTTGGAGAAGGTGCTGCTTTGTTTGTTGTGGATGCCGAACCCTCGGAAGCCGCTATTGCTCAAATTGTAGATGTCGATCAAATTTGCTACCCAAGCAAAGAAGAAATAGTGGCAAAAGCAAAGGTATTCTTAGAACGCAATCAACTGAAAATAGAGGAGATTGATGCTTTATTTTTAGGGTTCAATGGCGATAATCGAACCGATTATTATTACGAATATTTGCAACAAGAGCTCTTTCCTACACAGAGTGTTTATGTTTATAAGAACTTAGTAGCAGATTATTATACCGTATCTTCTTTTGCTGTTTGGTTGGTCGCTCAGTTATTTTCAGGCAAAAAGATGCCAAAGGAAACGTTGCTCAAAGCAACCAATAGACCAATTAACAAGGTGTTGATTTATAATCATTATGAAGGCACACAGCACGGATTTATATTAATGGCAAGACCCTAA
- a CDS encoding BtrH N-terminal domain-containing protein produces the protein MTTTEFNHIQTAHCENGVVASLLRYHGVDFMSEPLAFGLGVGLFYIHLPFLKINHGPAISFRTMPGYIFKRASRSLGIKIAHKKFKNTESAQSFLEQKVKEGVPVGCQVGVFHLAYFPKEYRFHFNAHNLIVYGKENGRYLISDPVMETVTSLSPAELEDVRFARGPLAPKGHIYYPVNVPKIGDEQLRKAMKIALKKNAWWMAQVPVGRIGSSGFKHTGKLIRKWRSKLGERQAGLYLGQIVRMQEEIGTGGGGFRFIYAAFLEQAAQQLQNERLSVLSEQITQSGDLLRASAVRMAAIYKGRNTEQQHFNEVADGFDEIAALEQAAFSEIYKMKF, from the coding sequence ATGACGACAACGGAATTTAATCATATACAAACGGCTCATTGCGAAAATGGTGTTGTGGCTAGTTTGTTACGTTATCATGGGGTAGATTTTATGTCTGAACCTTTGGCATTTGGCTTGGGAGTCGGTTTGTTTTATATTCATCTTCCTTTTCTAAAAATCAATCATGGACCAGCTATTTCTTTTCGTACGATGCCTGGTTACATTTTTAAGCGAGCAAGTCGTTCTTTAGGGATAAAAATTGCCCACAAAAAATTTAAAAATACTGAATCTGCTCAATCATTTTTAGAGCAAAAGGTAAAAGAAGGCGTTCCTGTTGGTTGTCAAGTGGGGGTGTTTCATCTGGCGTATTTTCCCAAAGAATATAGGTTCCATTTTAATGCACACAACCTTATTGTTTATGGCAAGGAAAATGGACGTTATTTGATTAGTGACCCTGTAATGGAAACGGTGACGAGTTTGTCCCCTGCTGAATTGGAAGATGTCAGGTTTGCTAGAGGTCCTTTGGCACCCAAGGGGCATATTTATTATCCAGTTAATGTTCCTAAAATTGGAGATGAGCAATTGCGAAAAGCAATGAAAATAGCCTTAAAGAAGAATGCTTGGTGGATGGCGCAGGTGCCTGTTGGTCGCATAGGTAGTAGTGGATTTAAGCATACTGGAAAGCTCATTCGAAAATGGCGTTCTAAGCTAGGTGAACGTCAAGCTGGTTTGTATTTGGGGCAGATTGTGCGCATGCAAGAGGAAATTGGTACAGGTGGTGGTGGTTTTCGATTTATTTATGCTGCTTTTTTGGAGCAAGCTGCTCAGCAGTTACAAAATGAACGATTAAGTGTTCTTTCAGAACAAATCACTCAATCAGGGGACTTACTGAGGGCTTCGGCTGTGCGTATGGCTGCTATTTATAAAGGAAGAAACACCGAACAACAGCATTTTAATGAAGTAGCAGATGGTTTTGATGAAATTGCTGCCTTGGAGCAAGCTGCTTTTTCGGAAATATATAAAATGAAATTCTAA
- a CDS encoding ABC transporter ATP-binding protein, with product MQANCIQIEALYKRYKRAEEDSLHAIDLTIQKGDVYGILGPNGAGKTTLISILCGILEPSGGRINYWKAQNKVNFKAIQSEIGFVPQEYALYQELTPIQNLEYFGALYNLSKEKIARRTKEILEVLGLSHVANKKVETFSGGMKRRVNLAIGIIHEPTILFLDEPTVGVDVQSKVAILKFLTMLNNAGTTIIYTSHHLSEAEEFCNQIALIDRGRIIMKGQINTLLELHQAENLKALFIQFTGEEYRD from the coding sequence ATGCAAGCAAATTGTATTCAAATAGAAGCGCTTTATAAGCGATACAAAAGGGCAGAAGAGGATAGCCTTCACGCTATTGATCTCACCATTCAAAAGGGGGATGTTTATGGCATTCTAGGTCCTAATGGTGCAGGGAAAACAACATTAATTTCTATCCTCTGTGGTATATTAGAACCCTCAGGTGGTCGAATAAATTATTGGAAGGCGCAAAATAAAGTTAATTTTAAAGCCATTCAATCTGAGATTGGTTTTGTGCCACAAGAATATGCCCTTTATCAAGAGTTAACACCAATACAAAATTTAGAATATTTTGGAGCGTTATATAATCTGTCTAAGGAAAAAATAGCTCGACGGACAAAAGAAATTTTAGAAGTTCTAGGCTTATCCCATGTGGCTAATAAGAAGGTAGAAACATTTTCTGGTGGGATGAAACGTCGTGTTAATTTAGCCATTGGGATTATTCATGAACCAACGATTTTATTTTTGGATGAACCAACAGTGGGGGTTGATGTACAAAGTAAAGTGGCCATTCTTAAGTTTTTAACAATGCTAAACAATGCGGGAACGACCATTATTTATACCTCTCATCATTTGTCAGAAGCTGAAGAGTTTTGCAACCAAATAGCCTTAATTGATCGAGGCCGTATTATTATGAAGGGACAGATCAATACATTATTAGAGTTGCATCAAGCAGAAAATTTAAAGGCGTTGTTTATTCAGTTTACAGGGGAGGAATATAGAGACTAA